The Megachile rotundata isolate GNS110a chromosome 3, iyMegRotu1, whole genome shotgun sequence genome includes a window with the following:
- the LOC143264119 gene encoding uncharacterized protein LOC143264119 translates to MEKRQEKIAEIIGTGIAGNSTVVGEGRGGNNNNVGEDEGRMHVGEVDLLSVTGISPVKEVDKGRGGNVVTGEVRKGLRKDEESENREKLKEMKGIFQGKVTGKDSKELLDLSRVAGDLGEASKEIGRIIIQSGNLKREMKQKIVDRIRENMISIVRDEEKGEVENLIGSMRNWVWDSNRILETLVGVPRFSSVRLKGISDLIMKCGRLVEEITGGQGRKEEAAGLGKGVHDISGTQTLNRNMSEDEFRLVDRKRKRYLRDDLRSTESEGSPAGIIKKQVKRRLEEQMSGVVNSPGLINSGRVCRTNPDEEGNGGSLLGAARKQKEEGGRKREGGFLKIKCKEGATYEQTLRESKERIMIGSIRINRMRQTKGGREILFYFEEEEELCKFGDRVKGAGFKVEPVVGRRKKVMLTGIDLDISEDDLKGILRDEHRITDMRTIFFRKSLSGSNNACVELQEETADEFIAEGRIKVGWTCCKVSSYTDNRKCFRCGSRTHLAWSCKQEKKCVMPVEERDISVGTVGSRMSNGLWGRRERAKEGNRPGIGNTRLRAMEVR, encoded by the coding sequence ATGGAGAAAAGACAAGAAAAAATAGCGGAGATTATTGGGACCGGCATTGCTGGGAATTCAACGGTTGTTGGAGAAGGAAGAGGAGGGAACAATAATAATGTAGGGGAGGATGAAGGTAGGATGCATGTAGGGGAAGTGGACCTGTTGTCGGTTACTGGGATTAGCCCTGTAAAGGAGGTGGATAAAGGGAGAGGGGGGAACGTGGTGACAGGTGAGGTTAGGAAAGGGTTGCGAAAAGATGAAGAAAGCGAAAACAGGGAGAAATTAAAGGAGATGAAAGGGATCTTTCAGGGGAAGGTGACTGGAAAGGACTCTAAGGAGCTGCTAGACTTATCGAGAGTGGCAGGCGACTTGGGGGAGGCTAGTAAAGAGATTGGAAGAATTATAATTCAGagcggaaatttgaaaagagaGATGAAGCAAAAGATAGTTGATAGGATAAGGGAAAATATGATTAGTATCGTTAGGGATGAGGAGAAAGGAGAAGTGGAGAACCTTATTGGGAGTATGAGGAACTGGGTGTGGGATTCGAATAGGATCCTCGAGACCCTTGTAGGAGTTCCGCGCTTCAGTTCGGTACGGCTTAAAGGCATTTCAGACCTTATAATGAAGTGTGGAAGATTAGTTGAAGAGATAACAGGAGGGCAGGGTAGGAAAGAAGAAGCGGCTGGTCTAGGTAAGGGGGTGCATGATATTTCGGGGACACAGACCTTGAACAGGAATATGAGTGAAGACGAGTTTAGACTTGTTGACAGAAAGAGGAAAAGATATCTCAGGGATGACCTGAGGAGCACGGAAAGCGAAGGTTCGCCGGCAGGTATTATTAAAAAGCAGGTTAAAAGGAGGTTGGAAGAGCAAATGTCGGGTGTGGTAAATTCCCCAGGTTTAATCAACTCGGGAAGGGTTTGCAGGACTAACCCGGACGAAGAGGGAAATGGGGGAAGCCTCCTGGGTGCGGCTAGGAAGCAGAAGGAGGAAGGGGGGAGGAAGAGAGAGGGGGGCTTCCTAAAGATAAAATGTAAGGAGGGGGCTACTTACGAGCAGACGCTGAGGGAAAGTAAGGAGAGGATCATGATAGGCAGTATTAGGATTAATCGAATGAGACAGACAAAGGGAGGGAGAGAAATTCTGTTTTATTTTGAGGAGGAGGAAGAGCTCTGTAAGTTTGGTGACAGAGTTAAAGGGGCTGGATTCAAGGTGGAACCAGTCGTAGGTAGGAGAAAAAAAGTCATGCTAACTGGCATCGACTTAGATATTAGTGAGGATGATCTGAAGGGGATTTTAAGGGATGAACATAGGATTACGGATATGAGAACTATCTTTTTTAGGAAATCGCTGAGTGGCAGTAATAATGCTTGTGTAGAGCTTCAGGAAGAAACGGCGGACGAATTTATTGCGGAGGGAAGAATCAAGGTTGGGTGGACGTGCTGTAAAGTAAGTAGTTACACTGACAACAGGAAGTGTTTTAGGTGCGGCTCGAGAACGCATTTAGCCTGGTCCTGCAAACAGGAAAAAAAGTGTGTTATGCCTGTGGAAGAGAGGGACATATCAGTAGGGACTGTAGGGTCAAGGATGAGCAATGGGCTATGGGGGCGCAGAGAAAGGGCGAAGGAGGGCAATCGGCCTGGTATCGGGAATACCCGGTTGCGGGCAATGGAAGTAAGGTAA
- the LOC105664038 gene encoding uncharacterized protein LOC105664038 codes for MSIAPIPTELQGLTMVEQMLIARVHPVMRIYQVKAHGSRGQFHYKGHAINIEQDIKEIVKILPQSPEALSVLIVRRESVCGYADFRVRRKNVLYAPRWLSVNNPLYADVQIDMHGVQALPVDGDISNDLPFFEDGGISDESIEADQIEESAVPLPPKKTHFDAIQQTLNWPTANFEPVNEYRQSGYIPLAFPHLFPDGKPDFLDFSRNITVSFREWCEFLMRSPDHRFAQDLRFRFHCINTMQRHDATRQSTIFAKKNDFTCNIQQLSLEVQRNSSLLKRLLSWGFKIRGTSVYWYQRRLEL; via the coding sequence ATGTCAATAGCACCAATACCAACAGAATTGCAAGGACTAACCATGGTTGAACAAATGCTCATAGCTCGCGTTCATCCTGTAATGCGTATATACCAAGTTAAAGCACACGGCTCTCGCGGTCAGTTCCATTACAAAGGGCATGCTATCAACATAGAGCAAGACATCAAGGAAATCGTCAAAATCTTGCCACAATCTCCCGAAGCATTGTCTGTTCTGATCGTTCGCCGGGAAAGCGTGTGTGGATATGCAGATTTCCGTGTTCGAAGAAAAAATGTTCTCTATGCACCACGTTGGTTGTCTGTAAACAATCCACTTTACGCTGACGTGCAAATTGATATGCATGGAGTACAAGCCCTTCCCGTTGATGGTGATATATCTAATGATCTTCCATTCTTCGAAGACGGAGGTATATCTGATGAATCTATCGAAGCAGATCAAATTGAGGAATCCGCTGTGCCATTGCCACCGAAGAAGACGCACTTTGACGCTATTCAACAAACTTTAAATTGGCCAACAGCAAATTTCGAACCAGTCAACGAGTACAGGCAATCTGGATACATACCCCTGGCATTTCCTCATCTTTTTCCAGATGGCAAGCCAGACTTTCTCGACTTTTCACGCAACATAACGGTCTCATTCAGAGAGTGGTGTGAATTTCTAATGCGATCACCTGACCATCGCTTTGCTCAAGATCTACGGTTCAGATTTCATTGTATTAATACGATGCAGCGACACGACGCCACCAGACAAAGTACTATATTTGCGAAGAAAAACGACTTTACTTGCAATATACAACAGTTGTCACTTGAAGTTCAACGCAATTCTTCTCTCCTCAAACGTCTCCTATCGTGGGGCTTTAAGATACGTGGAACTTCAGTTTACTGGTACCAACGGCGTTTAGAATTGTAA